Proteins from one Mytilus galloprovincialis chromosome 11, xbMytGall1.hap1.1, whole genome shotgun sequence genomic window:
- the LOC143052436 gene encoding complement C1q tumor necrosis factor-related protein 3-like, producing the protein MRNLYINILFSTILLVYGEKDCCRNIGKSKAALLGAINTLQRTNRLLGETGSPISSIEVAFHARLKSYITLGSRQTVIFDQLITNIGQAYSQHTGHFTAPYDGIYFFACTFLRPYNATVLHLQMVKNISEISRGHAASGGGSQTGAMNAIVYLHKEDVVKVRHFPGFGPEIIHGDWSFFMGYRI; encoded by the exons ATGAGAAACCTATATATTAACATACTGTTCAGTACAATTTTGCTTGTTTATGGTGAGAAGGACTGTTGCCGAAATATTG GTAAATCTAAGGCAGCATTATTAGGGGCAATTAATACACTGCAGAGAACCAACAGACTGCTTGGAGAGA CAGGTTCTCCAATCTCTTCCATTGAAGTTGCATTTCATGCAAGATTGAAATCGTATATAACCCTTGGCTCAAGACAGACAGTAATTTTTGATCAGTTGATTACCAATATTGGTCAAGCCTATAGCCAACATACGGGTCATTTCACAGCACCCTATGATGGAATTTACTTCTTTGCCTGTACATTTCTTAGACCTTATAATGCAACTGTATTACATCTTCAAATGGTCAAAAACATCAGCGAGATATCACGAGGGCACGCAGCATCTGGTGGCGGATCGCAGACAGGGGCAATGAATGCAATTGTATATCTGCACAAGGAAGATGTTGTCAAAGTGCGTCATTTTCCTGGATTTGGACCAGAAATAATACATGGCGATTGGAGCTTCTTCATGGGTTACCGTATCTAA